Within the Drosophila miranda strain MSH22 chromosome Y unlocalized genomic scaffold, D.miranda_PacBio2.1 Contig_Y2_pilon, whole genome shotgun sequence genome, the region TCTAATGCGGAAAGCCATGATCAGTGTGTGCTGAAGGCGGTGCAAGTTCATGGCAGATTCGGCGTAAATCCCTCTATTCTATTTGTAGTACTGGAACGCCAAATAGGGCTTCGGGACCAGCAACAGACTGTGGAGATCAGAAAGAAACTGGGAAGACTGGAAGAGCAATACGCAGAATATGCCGAGGACGCGATGGTGGAGATATTGGAGAGACCCGGCACTAGGGTCTCGGTTGTCAATCCCGTACACGATAAATTCACCTACACAACAAAGCGCGCCTCGCGGGTTCGCCAAAGCGAGAACCCACTGGCCACACGGAGTGTATTTTATAACCTTACGACTAGCAGGAACAGCGGACTCTGGAGGGATTTCGCTACGACCCTCAATCCCATCGATATCGATGAATGGCGGGAGTCCAGCTGCCGTTGCTACGGAACAGAATACTTTACAGAGTTCATCCTTTCTCTTAGACGTCCTCCTGGGCACGGGTGCTGTTATGTACTTCAAATTAAATATTGACATGAAGGTCACCATAGAGGAGCAGGCCGGAGAGTATGGCTCCAACGCTGGACTTTTTTGCGCGCCGCTCCATGGGAATATTCTCAATAATGATATACCTTCTATTCCTATTATTTGCATTCCTTATTCATCAGAACACCATTCACTCGTTTGCCAGCGATCCAACGGTTAAGCCTTCGCTTGAGTTGGATTGATAggaaaggaatatctatggaAATTCAATCGGATGTACGTATTTAATTATATAAGACATCACTCAAAGACCAAAACGAAGTGAATAAATGAAACACAGCTCTGTTTGTATCCCTTTTATGTCAATTGCTTTTCAGACTGTCGCTGGCAGCCTGCCACATCGAGATACAGTATGTAGAACTTAAGAGTACGTATCCTTTTGGCAATGGAAACCAAATAAATATCATAACGAAGCAACTCCAGTGGGGCCTCAAGTGAGGACAGTTCAATGTATAACTAAAAGGTTTCCTGTCGAGTGGAGGAGGTCCTTGCAAATCCTTGCACAGCGACTGCCGGAAGCAGGCAAGCACTCCTTGCAAAAGAATAAAATGGCAACGGATGTTGCCTGACGTTGCGTTCTCTCAGCCCCTCTGCTGTGAGGGGAGGGAAGCCTTACCCTTGCTCACACTGGTTTTTCCAAAAATCTTCTAGTTTTTATGCTTCTTCCATTGAAGGGAAGTAGTAGTTACAGCAGACTTTGAAACTCTTCAACACTAAAGCATTCGTACGGGGGCTTCAGGTCTTAGACATCCTCGAAGGCGGAGCCAATGCAAGAGAAATACATTTCAATACCTCATCCACACACGAAAGGTCACAAGCCGATTCCTGGCAGGCGATTCCTGGCAGCCACACAACAAACACACGGACAGGGGGACACCGCAATGACCACCAAGAACAGCCAcaaccagagccagagccggagccTATGTAAGTAGAGGAGTGGCAGTGCCCCAGTTTCAGGGCCACAGTCGCACTGATATTAATTAGGGATTGCATAATGTACAGTTGTACAGTTGTAAGTgtaactgctgctgctgttcctgaCACCGCGCTGCACTGGCCAACTTCCGGCAGTGCAACCTGGCGTATACGCAACGAGCCAGCCGGCTAATTGAGTTATAATGCTAAGCGGCAATTTATGGCGAGAAGCaggagcaccagcagcagccaggacCGACCGTCTTCAGACATAAATCACCACGCAATACAGCGCCGGGAAGGCCGCCCCCCTGGCTTATTTAATATATCCCAATATAATATATGTTTCTGTCCAATATTCCCCTCCCTGTCTTTCGGACTGCAAAGTTTCTCGGCGGAAATGGCAAACAGCAAACTGAAAGTTGTGAGATATTTTCAGTATTTCCTTGGTAGATTTTCGCGTTTATTAAGAAAAAAGAGGAAGTTGCCCTCGCTACCAGAACGAAGCCACGCCACCGCCACTACCACCGCCATACCCCGACCCGCCCATATCCCTTGTAATTTTTATACAACTTGTTATGAATAGTTTGTCGTGGCAAGGGTCCTGCCAGAAAGTTGGTTCGAAAACTTTGCAAGTCTCCCAAAATCCCGAAACCACGGGAACCATTTGATCCAATTGGAGTCAATGATTGCGCTGGAAAAATAACCAAGCTCTGTCCACCAAATTCCTTCTGCAGTTCAGTATGTGGTATATAATCGGATGTATATTGTAATACAGGCTTAAAATATGAATGCTAATATTGGCGGAACTTTGTGAGACGCGGCAAGGGCCGAAGATCTACTTCATCTAATAAATATTCAAGCAACATATCAATGGAGTATGGGATATTTCGATGAATGATTTTCATTATTTCAAAATCGTACCCACACGTGTGCTCAGGCCACCAGAAATTTATGATAGACGCCGACAAAAGTCCCATTTAGATAAGGAACCACCAATCATTCATTCGTTAGGTGATAAGTTGTATCTACCATCTACCGAGATACCTAAGCAAAACATTCGAGTTGAAACTGGATCAGCTGATCGAGCGAGGAGGAAGCGGCAGCCAACTTCTGTAAGGACTCTTCAAGCCATTTGCATCGGTGGTCCAATCTGAATGGCTCCGTGGAACTCCCAACGGTCTGATCCATCCAAATAAATTTTGGCTCATGCATAAGCAAGCAGCTGCCAATTGGAATGCGATTTCGCACTTGTGCATTAAATATTTGATGACTTTCACACCGAATCACCGAAAGCGTGGAGAGAATGGGAAATGCAAAACAATTTAGTAAAAAGCAAAATGCATCAAATCTCATGGACGTCGAAGCTGGGCCCGGACCCGGGCTGGGACTGAGATTGCGATTGGGGGACACTCGGAAAGACTGGAGTGGCGAAAAGAGAAACCAAAGCTGTTGCAAAAACATGTCCCATTAAGTGCACGGATAGAGGGAGCCGCCAGATAGACAGGCAGATGGACAGGCGGCAGACAGGAACTCTGCGGGTCTTGAGTGCTTTTATTGCTGCCGGAACTCTGTGTTGCATTTGCCTTTGAAGCTGACACTGATGTTGAtactgatgctgatgctgaagCTGATGCTGGAGATGGTTTCCGCATCGTTTTTTGTCGCTCTACGAGTACGAGATTGTGCCTCCCCTTCTTGGTTATGCAATTGTACTTAAATGTAATGGTTGTGCTTCAGCTGCAGCCGGAATAAGAGCCGGAATCAAGTGAAATTTACATGTAAGAGTCAATATTAATGGTGCCCCAACTAGTGGTCCAGATATGAACTGTGAAAGAAAGTTCCCCTCAGTAAGACGCTGGAACTGGTTTGACCTACTTGTGGCCCTtggtctgtctctgtctctatctctaGCTCCATCTTTGCATCCACACTGTCGCACAAATCGCACCCTTAACCGCTGACAGCACACCAACCCCGGCCCACTTTAACCCTAATTAACGCGACGCTTTCGTCGTCGGTGCACTCAGTTTTCCTTCATTATGTAGGGCGCTTTTTTCTGAAATAGAGATGATGCTGGCGCTGATTGCTGGTTGCTGGTGCTCAAGTCTCAGGACAGAACTTGGCAGTTGTTGCTCCACTGAATTTCAATGGACCGTCAGTTCTTGTGGTTTGCATTTCACTGGGGGCTTAATTATGATACTTCATTAGTTTAATTAGTCTGTGTGTCGATTCAGTCTTGTTATACTGAAGGCGGAAGCAcatctatatacatatgtacatagctaGGTACAATGAATGAAGAAGGACGCCTAAGTACGAATACTTCGTTACATTGGATTGAAGAACTGGTCCCTTGAGAACTCGTGCACAATGTCCATCTCCACGCCAGTACAATAAATAATGAATATTACAAATATCAGCCACATAAAGATGCCTGCCGATCGGCGGGCGTTGAAATTGAAGATCATGCACCACCACAATGTGGCCCAGATGGTGATCATGAGGAATATGTAGCAGTTTTCGCCGTGCTCGCCATACAGCCAGAATGCAGCACCAGCCGTGCGAACTTTTGTATTAAAGGCAAAGTGAATGGCCATGGTAACCACAAGAGCTGGGGGCAAAGAAGAGGTATGTTATTTTGAGACCATACGAAATCCTGCCCATTTACCAAACACGGGGCCGCCTATAATGGCCGCAAAGGCCATTTTCTCGTAGCCCTGCAGGGCCAGGTTGGAGTTGGCTATTATGTCCGCCATCGCATAGGACACTGCCCCAAAGGGGATTGCCATGAAGTTGCCGGATAGATTGAAGACAATGTCCACAATGGAAGTTAGCATCTCTATTTCGCTGGACCACACCCAGATGACAACGACTGAGCTGCTAAAACTGAATATGATGAACACCTACGGGGCAAAGAAGGGAGAGAGTGAGGAGGAGCATTTGCAGATCTTTAGAAATGGATGTCTTACAATGTGATAGAAGGGCGGCACATCTGTGCGACTGTGAATGAGGACAGCAGTGGCCAGAGGCAGTGTCACACAGGGAGTCCACATGGAGATGTCCAAATTGGGGACTATGTACCAAGCGTAGTACTTACTGGTGGCCGAAGCTAGAGGAAAGAGGACGAGGAATGGCGATTAAGATGATATTATGGACCCCTGTGGAATACCGACAATGCACCAGGGTGATCATGAGGAAAGGGTTCGTGATGATCTGCGTACAGTTGAGCAGCTTGCTCCAGCCGTGCTTGTCCTTCTCAAAGTCCACAACGGGGATAAATAAAATGAGGAAAAAGTTGAGTGGGCTTTTGACGATCAGAAGAATGCGCTGACACCAGCCAGCCAACTTCCAGTCCTCCTTGTCAATGGGATTGAGAGACTCAAAGAACTCGGTGAGTAGAAAAAGGTTCTTCGGATTTCCCACATTATAGAAGATAGTTCGGTTGGCTATATAGTCAACAACTGTGTTGAAGAAGAATACCTTCTCGACTGATTCAGTCATTTCTCGATTGATCTGTTTAGTGtcattgatatttaattcgTCATCCCGTTCCAGCTCATTCAATAAGCGCGTTTTCTCAGCGACTACGCGTGCGTTGCCAGGTGAAGTTTGCAATTGGTTAACTTCCCTTCAAAGTTCtacgatgatcaaatagaaaGATGGGAATGTTGGTCACGATTTCTACATATGTTCAGGCCTTACTCCTTATGGTGTagcgcagcagcaacagatcCAGTATATTGATAATCAGATAGGAAAAATAAATGCCCATCAACACTAATCCAAGCCATAGGAAATGGTTATTTTCCAGTAGAATATTGAATATGCAACGGAATGAACATACCAATAGACTCTGTGGCGGTCACGTTGCCCTCACTGAATATTATGGAACGGAGCATTATCAGACTgaggagcaggaacagaaGATCCCGGACGGTGCTGGGGCCATTCATCTTGAAAGGCTTCAAAAAGCAGACCATACCCCCACTGAGCAGTATTATGGCGAGGGAATTTCCCACAGTTATCGTGAATATCGGTGCGTCGGCCCGAATGGGCATTAGATTGGCTATCAGATCGGGACATGTATTGCCAAAGGCCAAAAGTGTAACGCCCCCCAGGTACTCATTCATGTGCAGCTTCATGGAAATTATCTTCATGGTAGGCGCGAAGCTGCGGAATTGGATTGGGTAGCAGCCAGCACTGAGAGGAGAGCACCATATCATTCCCCACTTACAACACGTCAATGGTTAGAGTCATGAGAAAGAGAAAGGCAATCACAACCAGGCAAAACAGCACCATCACCCCGATCTCCGTTATCATATCGGATATATGGAACGCAGAGTACATCATCTTGAAGTAGTTGAACATATTGATGATGTTCTGACAGTCCAGCACTTGTTGGGACATCATGCAGCGTCTATCATATGGCAGTTTCATCACAGTCATGCAGCTCATCTGCTTCGACGCGGGAAATGCTAATGATGCCTAGGAAGCCTTAGAGGATTCAACATGACTTACGTTCTTGAGATAGGCATAGAACTCATGGTCCAAGAATGTCCAGTTCAATTTATCATCTTGATCAGTCATTATGCGGGTAGGGATTCGTTCGGGATTTGATGTAAGCACCAATATTACAACTATTTTTTTTAAAGTACAAAGCTTTGAAGGAAATCGAAGAAACACCTatattcatattcgtagagtcTTTCAACCAAAATAGACATATTTCCCTGGAGGAAAATAGCAGAAACCAGAAATAGCACTGTGAAGCCAGCCAAGATGTCGACCCCGGCGATTTGATAGGGAGCCATCGTATAAATCAATATCACAGAATTGTTTACTCCTAGGTGCTTCCCCAAATCATAACCCATAATATGAATGGGAGAAAAGTGGCATTGTAAATCAGTTTTATATGCCTCGATAAGGCCCCCGTTCCAGTGGATCGGTTTGGTATAAAAGCACCGCAGCGGCGAAGGACTTCTTCATCAGAACCATTACAGTCTATAGTCGTGGTGTCCAAAGTTGCTCTTCTTCTCGCCGTGCTGGTGTGCAGCCAGTACACGGCGCAAGGCGTCTACGACGTCTCCAAGGCGGAGTGGGGCGGCCGTGCACCCAGATGGACTGTAGCCTTGGGCAACTATCTCGGCTACGCCATCATCCATCACACGGCCGGCTCCTACTGCGAGACACGCGCCGCGTGCAGAGCTGTCCTGCGCAGCGTCCAGAACTACCACATGGACTCCCTGGGCTGGCCCGACATCGGCTACAACTTTCTCATTGGCGGCGATGGCAGTGTGTACGAGGGCCGTGGCTGGAACCGCATGGGTGCCCATGCCGCCGAGTGGAACCTCTACAGCATTGGCATCAGCTTCCTGGGCAACTACAACTGGGACACCCTGGAGCCAAACATGATCGCCGCTGCCAAGAAACTGCTCAACGACGCCGTCAACCGTGGCCAGATCAGCTCCGGATACGTTCTCTACGGCCATCGCCAGGTCAGCGCCACCGAGTGCGCCGGCACCCACATCTGGAACGAGATCCGCGGCTGGTCCCACTGGTCCGGCTAGGTTCTTCCGATAGAGACATATAAATAAACGATCCCGAGCACAAACATTTGTCATTAGAGCGTTTTCATATAACCCACACAAAACTCCCCCATTTTTATTAGGTACAATAGGAATAAATACCGCATTGCAAGGAATCAGAAGTCAGAATTACATGGGAGCCTTTTGGGAATCATGGTTGAAGCCGTGCACGAAGCCCCTCTCCATGCCAGCTGtgtaaataaaaacgagggggaacgttgtgagttgctgcggagaccgcaactctacatttatacccgatacttagtcagtatggctctcctccggcagacgccgctaatattaaacgacacgacaaagagtgcgtgcgagagagacagaaaatcagtctgagcgtgacgtcgccgctgcgtggccactgcaaattgatttcttgcttttggctacaaaaatgatccgatctctccagattcagcaatctgatagatatggtcattatctatgattctgcgtttttagttttctcgaatgtgcaatattgtggatgcaacagatttttgtcctttgggggggcggaagggggttgggcgaaattctgagatatacgttttatagtgagatctaacagaaattcggataccaaatttggttactctagccttaatagtctctgagatttgtggatgccccagattttcgtcctttgcgggggcggaagggggtgtggcgaaattttgacacgaaacggtcaaggtccgatatcacaggagtgtggataccaaatttaattgctctggctcttataggttctgaactcatattttgcaattggcaaaaccgaccatgaaacctgtgtgttagagagagacagagcgagaaagaatgaaattgttttcttgattctggctataaaaattatacgaTTTGAAtgagattttacattctagaacatatagtcatcctctacgattctgcgtttttggttttatcgtatctttaaaaatgtggatgccacagattttcgtcctttgtgggggcggaagtgggcggggcgaagttttgaaatatttttgtagcagtgacatatcacagaagtctggatccaaaacatcgttgctctagctcttatagtctttgagcactaagcgctgaaggggacggacggacagacggacagacggacggacggacagacggacagacagacagggctcaatcgactcggctattgatgctgatcaggaatatatatactgtatggggtcggaaacgattccttctggacgttacacacatccacttttaccacaaatctaatataccccaatactcattttgagtatcgggtataaaaaacagcAAAAATATGAACCACAATAAAATGCCAGCGGAACGTCGCATAAGGAAGTTATAGAAGAAGCACCAGCACAATGTGCTTATGATAGTTATCATGATGAATACGTAACAGTTCTCCCCGTGGGAGCCGTATAGAGACGCCGTGCCATCTTGGCGAACACCCTCATTATACAATAGGGATATGCCGATGCTCATTATGTTGTCTGCAAACAAGAAGCAGATGTCAGATGTTAGCGGTTCGCTAGAAAGTCTAGACCCCCCACTTACTGAAAAGTGGTCCACCTATTATGGCCGCAAATACCATCTTCTCGTAGCCCTGCAGGACGAGGGTGGCGTTTGCTATTATATCCGCAGCTGCAATCGCCACTGAGCCAAAGGTGATGGGCATGAAGTTTGAGGATATGTTGAAGACAATGGCAATAACAGTAGTTAGCACCTCAATTTCGCAGGTGCAAATCCAGATATTCACAATGGCAATGGTGAAGCTCAGGCCGACAAAGACCTAGGGGCGAGGAAGTGGGTGTAGCGTGGTGTGGTATGTAAATTATTGCCATTTCTTTCGATATGGTAGAAGGGCGGCCGATCTGTGCGACTATAAGCGAAGACAGCTATGGCCAAAGGCAGTCAGAAGGAAGGTCCACTTTGCGTAGGAAAATTGGAGTACGATGTACCAGCCGCTGAATTCGGAAACGATCATTGCTTAAATGAAAACAATCTAAGGTAGGAATAATAAAGATTCACCGCATTCCTCCAATACATACAATGCACAAGGATTATGTAGATGAACGGAGCAGTAATGATCTGCGTGCAGTTGAGCAACTTGCTCCATCCGTGCTTTCCCTTCTCATAATCCACATAGGGAATGACCAAAAGCATTAGGAAAACCAGTGGACATCCAATGATCTGATATAACCGAGATAACCTGCCACCCAGCTCCCAATCCTCCATATCAATGGGATTCAGTGACTCGAGGAAATCGCTGAACAGATACAAGTTCTTCGGATTTCGGTCATCATGGAGCATTTTTCCAGTAGCAGTAAAGTCAACTGGCACATGATGGTCCAGCACCTTGGATGTGGTAAAGAAAGCCGTATTGGTATTCTTAAAGGACCGATGTTTAGCCCTACGCCGGTAATCGGCAGTGTCTGTGATAACCATGTCGTCGTAAATTTTTAATTCATATATTGCTTGTCGTTTTTCTGCGATCTCTTGGTCTTGTTGCACGCCAGGAGGATGACCCATTAGTTCATGAATTTCCCTTCGAAGTTCTTGAAGATGCAGATCGAAAACCCAGAAATTCGATTAATTCGAAATTGGTTAAAAATTACATTCACTTACTTCTGATGCTATGGCGCTGAATGACGAGATCGAGTATATTGACAgataaataaacaaaacgaggtggaacgttgtgagttgctgcggacaccgcaactctacagttatacccgatactaagtcagtatggctctcctccggcagacgccgctaatattgaaccacacgacaaagagtgcgtgcgagagagacagaaaatcagtctgagcgtgacgtcgggcgctgcgtagccactgaaaattgatttcttgcttttggctacaaaaatgatccgatctgatccagattcagcaatctgatagatatggtcattatctatgattctgcgtttttagttttctcgaatgtgcaatattgtggatgcaacagattttcgtcttttgtgggggcggaagggggtggggcgaaattctgagatatacgttttatagtgagatctaacagaagtgcggataccaaatttggttactctagccttaatagtctctgagatttgtggatgccccagattttcgtcctttgcgggggcggaagggggtgtggcgaaatttggacacaaaacggtcaaggtccgatatcacaggagtgtggataccaaatttggttgctctggctcttataggttctgagatccttgaactcatattttgcaattgacaaaaccgaccatgaaacctgtgtgtaagagagagacagagcgagaaagaatgaaattgttttcttgattctggctataatcattatacgatctggttcagattttgcactgtagaagatatggtcatcctcaccgattctgcgtttttggttttatcgtatctttaaaaatggggatgccacagattttcgtcttttgtgggggcggaagtgggcggggcgaagttttgaaatatttttgtagcagtgacatatcacagaagtctggatccaaaacatcgttgctctagctcttatagtctttgagcactaggcgctgaaggggacggacggacggacggacagacggacagacggacagacagacagggctcaatggactcggctattgatgctgatcaagaatatatatactttatggggtcggaaacgattccttctggacgttacacacatccacttttaccacaaatctaatataccccaatattcattttgagtatcgggtataataaatagAAATCACCACTGAGAATGAGAATGGGAATAACTTGAGAACAGTGCGACCGTAAGATATTGAAAGGAAGCATACCAACACATTTCAGAATGGTCACCTTTCCGCCGTATTATATATCGTGAAAGCTCCACAGAAAGCAGTAGAAACAGAAGGTCTCTGGTGGCGCTGGATCCGCTCAGCTTGAATGGCTTCAGAAAGCAGACAATACCCCCACTTAGAAGTATGATGACCAGTGCGTTGCCAATGACGATAGAAAATATCGACGCATTGCCCCTAACTGGCGCTAGATTGCCTATAATGTCCGGTATTGCATTGCCAAAGGACAGTAGGGTAACACCCGTCAGGTACTCGTTCATATGCAGCCATACAGAGACAAATTTCAAGGCAGGAGTAAAGCTATCAAAAGGAAGAAATGGAAGAAGGGAAATGCATCAAAGTCAAATGCATCATCCACTTACAATAGCCTAATGCTCGATGACATCAGCTCCAGAAATGCGAGGCATATCAGAACGAATAAAAACATCACGCGAATCTCCATAAATTGATCTGTAATTTTAAACGAGCAGTACATCATCCTAAAGTAGTTGAAGATATTCACGATTTTCTCGCAATTCTGCACTTCGGTGGCCATCTTGCAACGCTTGCTGTAAGGGAGTCTCATCACCATCAAACAGCTCATCTGCAACAGGAATATGGAAAATGTGCTGTGCGTACTCGTTGCAGGAATTAACAGCAGGCTACTTACATCCAATAGAAAGTGACCGAATTCATAGGAAACTCTAGAATCACTTCCATTAAATTTCTTAACAGACATTGTGCAGTTTCTTTCTTTACTTGAACTCGAGCGTAAACTAGAATTGAGTTTCGAATTAGTCAACAGACTGACGGGAACTGTACGACTAACTTTGTCTCTGTAAAAATCCGAAAAGCTCGAAACTCTGCTAATGAAAATAAACAATATCTGATGGCCTGTAATCTCGTAATGATGGAGTAGCACCTGCCGTTGCAATACCTCTGGAGTTACGATAGACTGTATTTAGTCGAGAAATTCATAATGGAGCGCTACGGAAAGAGTCGAATGTTGAAATACGAGTATAAGAATATTTGGCTTTTCTGTTTCAATCACAGCTGCAATAAACTATATTTCAATCTACATACACATCTACAATCTGTATAAACATCGCTTGGCAATGAATAATTCACAAGGAACCCATAATGATGACCCGTTCGCCATTCGATATGATCAGTGATTTCCGATTTGTACAAGAAAGTGGACTTAACTTTTTGTTCACTTATGTACACCGTAGATGAGCTGCTTTGCCATAATGGAGTATGCTTTTGAGGAACGATGCGCGTTGGCCCACAATGTGAAATTATTTATCCCTTCTGTACTGCGAGCTGAAAATACGACGCAGGATAGAAGAGTTGATCGCGCTATTCTTTACCTTGGTGATGATCCTTGCCCTGATGGTCATTATTTCCAGTGTCGTGGACTCTCAGTGAGTGAGTTTATCTGGGGGAAGTTCTTTTGCTTATGTCCAGCTATCCCTCAGTTTCAGTCCCATGCTGAAGATTATAGCGATGAAGATGGGCATGAGTCAGTACATAGCCGGGACTACGCTGGTCGCCTTGGGCAATACCCTTCCGGAGGCATTGGCATACATGATGCCAGTGAGGTCCGAGGCCCCTATGTACTCCATATCCATTAGCAATTCGTTGACTCTCATCCTGGTAGGCGGCGGTATGGTCTGGTACCTCAAACCCTTCAAGATGAATCCCCACACCATGAGGGATCTCCTCTATCTGATACTGTCGTGTGAAGTCCTGACTTTCTTATTGTTACGTCCCAAAACAATTACACCGAGAGATGGAATTTGTAAGGAGCTCTATTCTTTAATTCAAAAGAACACTTAGCCCTAAGCCAAGCCATTTACAATAGATCTGATCATTTTGTACGTCCTTTACTTGATTCTAATCTTTACCGATCTAATCGGGCTGCGATTGACCATTAATTGTGAGTATTCTTTGCACAAAACTTTTCGAATTTATTTTCGTCAGTCGGAATGCCTCCAGCGCTACGAAGACAGATTGATGAAGCATATCAGATGTCAGCATCAGAGGAACGAAATGACCAGATAGGGAAAATGGAGAACACTCTTAAGGAATTGGAAAAAGATCATCGCATAAGAATTCATCAACACGGGAATAGACGACGAAGTGTCCCTTGGAGAAGCTCCAGCGAGAATCCATTGAAAGCTAGCCGGAGGATTTCATTGGGATTCGCCACATCCTATCCAAAAGGACCAAAACCAGAAGTGGATTTTGAGGCAACACGCACGGTACTGTATTCGAGGAGTAATTCGAGGAACCGATTTCTCTTCTCAGATTTTTTAGAGAACCTGATGCCCATAGATTTGGAGCAATGGGAATTTGTCGGATATTTGCGGCGGCTCTTGATGATATTAAAATCACCTTTAAAACTCATCTGTACATTATTTCTGCCTAT harbors:
- the LOC117194038 gene encoding mitochondrial sodium/calcium exchanger protein-like isoform X2, giving the protein MILALMVIISSVVDSHFSPMLKIIAMKMGMSQYIAGTTLVALGNTLPEALAYMMPVRSEAPMYSISISNSLTLILVGGGMVWYLKPFKMNPHTMRDLLYLILSCEVLTFLLLRPKTITPRDGIYLIILYVLYLILIFTDLIGLRLTINSLRRQIDEAYQMSASEERNDQIGKMENTLKELEKDHRIRIHQHGNRRRSVPWRSSSENPLKASRRISLGFATSYPKGPKPEVDFEATRTVLYSRSNSRNRFLFSDFLENLMPIDLEQWEFVGYLRRLLMILKSPLKLICTLFLPIVDYEIYRHGWCKLLNCIQIITTPLIGITLIHSIMSNEFTGFVIIPQFAYAQWSLCMTVPLAIIVFVHSRTDIPPVYHSMFLGLNAGGCLLILGICAAELEILCCIAGLIVYLSEGFVAVTFRSMAGSIDDTIVVVSLALEGYEQLALGAILGAPIFSKS
- the LOC117194038 gene encoding mitochondrial sodium/calcium exchanger protein-like isoform X1; this encodes MILALMVIISSVVDSHFSPMLKIIAMKMGMSQYIAGTTLVALGNTLPEALAYMMPVRSEAPMYSISISNSLTLILVGGGMVWYLKPFKMNPHTMRDLLYLILSCEVLTFLLLRPKTITPRDGIYLIILYVLYLILIFTDLIGLRLTINSLRRQIDEAYQMSASEERNDQIGKMENTLKELEKDHRIRIHQHGNRRRSVPWRSSSENPLKASRRISLGFATSYPKGPKPEVDFEATRTVLYSRSNSRNRFLFSDFLENLMPIDLEQWEFVGYLRRLLMILKSPLKLICTLFLPIVDYEIYRHGWCKLLNCIQIITTPLIGITLIHSIMSNEFTGFVIIPQFAYAQWSLCMTVPLAIIVFVHSRTDIPPVYHSMFLGLNAGGCLLILGICAAELEILCCIAGLIVYLSEGFVAVTFRSMAGSIDDTIVVVSLALEGYEQLALGAILGAPIFNTLVSMGLAILLQETVRHGTAWIFMWIQNKIKRTYFLAENPPKNQTTRQSMCRPCDLIARRFFPQRQLMISGIVNQFYMPR
- the LOC117194038 gene encoding putative sodium/calcium exchanger 7 isoform X4, translating into MILALMVIISSVVDSHFSPMLKIIAMKMGMSQYIAGTTLVALGNTLPEALAYMMPVRSEAPMYSISISNSLTLILVGGGMVWYLKPFKMNPHTMRDLLYLILSCEVLTFLLLRPKTITPRDGIYLIILYVLYLILIFTDLIGLRLTINSLRRQIDEAYQMSASEERNDQIGKMENTLKELEKDHRIRIHQHGNRRRSVPWRSSSENPLKASRRISLGFATSYPKGPKPEVDFEATRTIWSNGNLSDICGGS
- the LOC117193954 gene encoding peptidoglycan-recognition protein SC1a-like is translated as MRYKALKEIEETPIFIFVDFICLDKAPVPVDRFGIKAPQRRRTSSSEPLQSIVVVSKVALLLAVLVCSQYTAQGVYDVSKAEWGGRAPRWTVALGNYLGYAIIHHTAGSYCETRAACRAVLRSVQNYHMDSLGWPDIGYNFLIGGDGSVYEGRGWNRMGAHAAEWNLYSIGISFLGNYNWDTLEPNMIAAAKKLLNDAVNRGQISSGYVLYGHRQVSATECAGTHIWNEIRGWSHWSG